The Gemella haemolysans genome includes a region encoding these proteins:
- a CDS encoding cytochrome ubiquinol oxidase subunit I — MLDPLLLARIQFAATTVFHFFFVPITIGMVFLIAIFESIYVKTGDEHYKRITKFFGHLFLINFAVGVVTGILQEFQFGMNWSEYSSFVGDVFGPSLAIEALLAFYLESTFIGIWIFSWEKINKKLHAMCIWLVGIGTVMSAFWILSANSFMQHPVGVKYVENNVIGKKAEMIDFFAIIKNPYLWNQFPHVITMAITVGAFTIAGIASWKMLRKHEVAIFRKAFRVSIIAALIGSTGLFVTGHSQMQYLVREYPMKVAAAEALYEDTGNSAPFSVLATIDQKQQKAEHYIEVPGMLSFLAYDKFEGSLKGMKSLQKEMDEKYYPVVGKHIDYTPHVPTIYYSFRIMSASVGILILMSLLGTIYSFKRTETKKRWFLKLMPWTLLVAEVATACGWIMAEMGRQPFLIFGVMATESGVSPNSGASVLFSLLVFCVLYTVLGIIQFIAFRYTMNKKETTVKEVA; from the coding sequence ATGTTGGATCCACTATTACTTGCTAGGATACAATTCGCAGCGACAACAGTGTTCCACTTCTTCTTTGTACCGATTACTATTGGTATGGTGTTCTTAATCGCGATTTTTGAAAGTATTTATGTTAAAACTGGCGATGAGCATTACAAAAGAATTACGAAGTTCTTTGGTCATTTATTCCTAATTAACTTCGCTGTTGGGGTTGTTACAGGTATCCTACAAGAGTTCCAATTTGGTATGAACTGGTCTGAATATTCTTCATTCGTAGGAGATGTTTTTGGACCTTCACTTGCGATAGAAGCATTACTTGCATTCTATCTTGAGTCAACATTTATCGGTATTTGGATTTTCTCTTGGGAGAAAATTAACAAAAAATTACACGCAATGTGTATTTGGTTAGTAGGTATCGGAACAGTTATGTCAGCGTTCTGGATTTTATCTGCTAACTCTTTCATGCAACACCCAGTTGGTGTTAAATACGTTGAGAACAATGTAATTGGTAAGAAAGCAGAGATGATTGATTTCTTTGCAATTATTAAAAACCCATATTTATGGAACCAATTCCCTCACGTAATTACAATGGCGATAACTGTAGGGGCATTTACAATTGCAGGTATTGCATCTTGGAAAATGCTTCGTAAACACGAAGTTGCAATCTTCAGAAAAGCTTTTAGAGTTTCAATTATTGCTGCTCTAATCGGTTCAACTGGATTATTCGTAACTGGGCACTCTCAAATGCAATATTTAGTAAGAGAATATCCTATGAAAGTTGCAGCTGCTGAGGCACTATATGAAGATACAGGAAACTCAGCACCATTCTCAGTGTTAGCAACAATCGATCAAAAACAACAAAAAGCAGAACATTATATTGAAGTTCCAGGTATGTTAAGTTTCTTAGCATATGATAAATTTGAAGGAAGCCTTAAAGGTATGAAATCTCTTCAAAAAGAAATGGACGAAAAATATTATCCAGTAGTTGGAAAACATATTGATTACACACCACATGTGCCGACTATTTACTACTCATTCAGAATTATGTCAGCTTCTGTGGGTATCTTAATTCTAATGTCATTACTTGGAACTATTTATTCATTCAAGAGAACTGAAACTAAGAAACGTTGGTTCTTAAAACTTATGCCTTGGACACTTCTAGTAGCTGAAGTTGCTACTGCTTGTGGTTGGATTATGGCAGAGATGGGACGTCAACCATTCTTAATCTTTGGAGTTATGGCTACTGAATCAGGAGTTTCACCAAACTCTGGTGCATCAGTGTTATTCTCATTATTAGTTTTCTGTGTGTTATATACAGTATTAGGTATTATACAATTTATCGCATTCAGATACACAATGAACAAAAAAGAAACAACTGTGAAGGAGGTAGCATAG
- the cydC gene encoding thiol reductant ABC exporter subunit CydC: protein MKNNSIVRKELKKNKAVMSGIIFLGLMSVISGAALMYVSGFLISKASLRIGNILMLQVPTVLTRTFSLAQSTFAYIQRLVSHNLVLGIIEKMRSRVYKILEPKALKLKKEYKSGDLLGIISEDIENMQNIYLKTIFPSIISLVLYVIFITVMFGYDMNYAILASLFGLFIIFVVPFVSLTITRKNFQIMKEAKYNLYRDFTSAIFGLSDWISSNKVNKFMDDYQAKEEKLLKRERKIKTFVHLRENFVNLLAGATAFLMIYSCWNMSMNNVIENVYIASFCMMVLSVLSVAVITSEAVAHIPGYEVSINRVKEFYAQEDNEQTEITVAKNSDGNIIDVKNLSFEYEKGKTVLNNLSLSIKKGEKVAILGRSGVGKSTLVKLLTGTYTDYKGEIVVLNKKPTETMLGTEISLLNQKPYLFDMTIRENLKLALLDAGVEDSEIENKINDSLEKAQLTKLLQSLPDGIDTNVFETGSRFSGGERQRIAFARSIIQNNELLLLDEPTVGLDPKTEHELLTTIFESSKDKTIVWITHHLNSIEYMDRIIFIKDGEIEMDGTHSELYATNDKYRKLYDMDNIA, encoded by the coding sequence GTGAAAAATAATTCAATAGTAAGAAAAGAACTTAAAAAGAATAAAGCTGTCATGAGTGGAATAATCTTCTTAGGATTAATGTCAGTTATTAGTGGAGCAGCGTTAATGTATGTATCAGGATTCTTAATTAGTAAAGCTTCATTACGTATAGGAAATATCCTAATGTTACAAGTTCCAACTGTATTAACTAGAACATTCTCACTAGCACAATCAACATTTGCTTATATCCAAAGACTAGTAAGTCATAACTTAGTTTTAGGAATTATTGAAAAAATGCGAAGTAGGGTATATAAAATTTTAGAACCTAAAGCATTAAAACTTAAGAAAGAATATAAATCTGGAGATCTACTAGGTATTATTTCAGAAGATATTGAGAATATGCAAAATATTTACTTAAAAACAATCTTCCCTAGTATTATTTCGTTAGTATTATATGTAATATTTATTACGGTAATGTTTGGTTATGATATGAATTATGCAATCTTAGCATCTTTATTTGGATTATTCATAATATTTGTAGTTCCATTTGTGTCATTAACAATCACAAGAAAAAACTTCCAAATTATGAAAGAAGCTAAATATAATTTATATCGCGATTTTACTAGTGCGATTTTCGGATTAAGTGACTGGATTTCTTCTAATAAAGTAAATAAATTTATGGATGATTATCAAGCAAAAGAAGAAAAACTTCTAAAACGTGAAAGAAAAATTAAAACATTCGTTCACTTAAGAGAAAACTTTGTAAACCTACTTGCTGGAGCTACAGCATTCTTAATGATTTATAGCTGTTGGAATATGTCGATGAATAATGTTATCGAAAATGTATATATTGCATCATTTTGTATGATGGTATTATCAGTTCTTAGTGTAGCTGTAATTACGAGTGAAGCTGTTGCTCATATACCAGGTTACGAAGTATCAATCAATCGTGTAAAAGAATTTTACGCTCAAGAAGATAATGAACAAACTGAAATAACAGTAGCTAAAAATTCTGATGGAAATATTATTGATGTTAAAAACCTTTCGTTTGAATATGAGAAAGGTAAAACAGTTTTAAACAACTTATCACTTTCAATTAAGAAAGGTGAGAAAGTAGCGATATTAGGAAGAAGTGGTGTTGGGAAATCTACATTAGTAAAATTACTAACAGGTACATATACAGATTATAAAGGAGAAATAGTTGTACTTAATAAAAAACCAACAGAAACTATGTTAGGTACAGAAATCTCACTATTAAATCAGAAACCATATCTATTTGATATGACTATTAGAGAAAATTTAAAACTTGCTCTTTTAGACGCTGGCGTAGAAGATTCTGAAATTGAAAATAAAATTAATGACAGTTTAGAAAAAGCACAATTAACTAAACTACTGCAAAGTTTACCAGACGGAATAGATACTAATGTATTCGAAACTGGAAGTAGATTTTCTGGTGGAGAGCGTCAACGTATAGCTTTTGCCAGAAGTATAATTCAAAATAATGAATTATTACTACTAGATGAGCCAACAGTAGGTTTAGATCCAAAAACAGAACATGAATTATTAACTACGATTTTTGAATCTAGTAAAGATAAAACAATCGTATGGATTACCCACCATTTAAACTCTATCGAATATATGGATAGAATAATTTTCATTAAAGATGGAGAAATTGAAATGGATGGAACTCATAGTGAGCTATACGCAACAAATGACAAGTATAGAAAACTTTATGATATGGATAATATTGCATAA
- a CDS encoding sulfite exporter TauE/SafE family protein has translation MIEIIQFMLIAVLAGFLGSLVGLGGGIIITPALTILFGIDIKYAIGASIVAVIATSSGSAIAFVKDHISNMRVGMFLEVFTTAGGVVGALMAGIFSSKLLYIFFSLILLNSFYGMLKKTGLITKLKKEEEKVVNDKYADRYKLNSTYYDKATGKTIAYNVTNVPQGSLVMFGAGFASGLLGIGSGAFKVVALDSYMKLPIRVSTATSNFMMGVTATASALIYFFNGTINPAIAAPIAIGTLIGSRTGAKVMQRLDAKYIRYIFLPILLFTIVNMFLKGVGVL, from the coding sequence ATGATTGAGATAATACAATTTATGCTTATAGCTGTACTTGCTGGTTTTCTTGGTTCTTTAGTAGGTTTAGGTGGAGGAATAATTATAACACCGGCCTTAACAATCTTATTTGGTATAGATATTAAATATGCAATAGGAGCTAGTATCGTAGCGGTAATAGCGACTAGTAGTGGTTCAGCAATAGCATTCGTGAAAGATCATATTAGTAATATGAGAGTAGGTATGTTTTTAGAAGTATTTACAACTGCGGGAGGAGTCGTAGGAGCTCTTATGGCAGGAATATTCTCTTCTAAATTGCTATATATCTTTTTCTCGTTAATTCTATTGAATTCTTTTTATGGTATGCTTAAGAAAACAGGATTAATAACTAAGCTGAAAAAAGAAGAAGAAAAGGTAGTAAATGATAAATATGCAGACAGATATAAGTTAAATTCAACATATTACGATAAAGCGACAGGTAAAACCATAGCATATAATGTTACTAATGTTCCTCAAGGATCACTAGTAATGTTTGGAGCAGGTTTTGCAAGTGGATTACTTGGGATTGGTAGTGGAGCGTTCAAAGTTGTCGCATTAGATAGTTATATGAAATTACCTATAAGGGTAAGTACAGCAACGAGTAACTTCATGATGGGTGTCACAGCAACAGCAAGTGCTCTAATTTACTTCTTTAATGGAACAATCAATCCAGCAATCGCAGCTCCTATAGCTATAGGAACTTTAATAGGATCTAGAACTGGAGCTAAGGTAATGCAAAGATTAGATGCAAAATATATACGATATATATTTCTACCAATCTTATTATTTACAATAGTTAACATGTTCTTAAAAGGTGTGGGGGTACTTTAA
- a CDS encoding DUF4037 domain-containing protein encodes MIVFDKLWLEFTKFPEVTAIVLGGSRSGNNFDKSSDYDLYIYCTSIPDKDSRKLILDKYCSYIELNNQFWEVEDDCTLSDGIDIDIIYRNIDEFEKNIVNVVEKHHAGNGYTKCFWYNLKNSKVLYDPYKEFHKIQERFSVPFPKELKENIISKNLRLLTGNLPSYDKQILKAFRRGDFVSVNHRIAAFIESYFDIIFAVNELTHPGEKRMISYAKEHAKILPKDFEENINELLNSIGSTLEDVENSLKNIIENLKEILS; translated from the coding sequence ATGATAGTATTTGATAAACTTTGGCTTGAATTTACTAAATTCCCTGAGGTAACAGCAATAGTATTAGGGGGCTCTAGAAGTGGTAATAACTTTGATAAAAGTTCCGATTATGACCTCTATATTTATTGTACAAGCATACCTGATAAGGATTCTAGGAAACTAATTTTAGATAAATATTGTTCTTATATTGAATTAAATAATCAATTTTGGGAAGTTGAAGATGATTGTACTTTGTCTGACGGGATAGATATAGATATAATTTATAGAAATATTGATGAATTTGAGAAAAATATAGTAAATGTTGTGGAAAAACATCATGCTGGTAATGGATATACAAAGTGTTTTTGGTATAATTTGAAAAATAGTAAAGTTCTTTATGATCCATATAAAGAATTTCATAAAATACAAGAAAGATTTTCAGTTCCATTTCCTAAGGAGTTAAAAGAAAATATTATTTCAAAAAATCTTCGTTTATTAACGGGGAACTTACCTTCTTATGATAAACAGATTCTAAAAGCATTTAGACGCGGGGATTTTGTTAGTGTGAATCACCGTATTGCTGCATTTATAGAATCCTATTTTGATATTATCTTTGCGGTAAATGAACTTACTCATCCTGGAGAAAAAAGAATGATATCGTACGCTAAAGAGCACGCTAAAATTCTTCCTAAGGATTTTGAAGAAAATATAAATGAATTATTAAATAGTATAGGAAGTACTTTAGAAGATGTGGAAAATAGCTTGAAAAATATTATAGAAAATTTAAAAGAAATTTTATCATAG
- the cydB gene encoding cytochrome d ubiquinol oxidase subunit II, giving the protein MDWSVALPNIWFLLITILFTGFFVLEGYDFGVGVLAQVLGKNDEDKRVYFNTIGPFWDANEVWLLTGGGAMFAAFPIWYGKLFSGYYIAFVLLLVALILRGVSFEFRGKLGNNRTWIKSFDIAMFVGSLLPPILWGIAVANFMTGANLDAKKNLVDGFLGLLSPFTILGGIMMLLLMLVHGAQFLALKTTGELRNAARATSALLFPFAAVVTLIFAIWALFKTDIFTTNYYVGLVLALVAVAFFVLSFVLNFKGRDLGAFLSTSGTLAFLTLSVFAGMFPRAIINSNDVSQSLFIYDAASGVYTLRLMTIVALFLLPFVLGYQVWSYSIFRKRLSKEDKLEY; this is encoded by the coding sequence ATGGATTGGTCAGTAGCCTTACCAAATATTTGGTTCTTACTTATAACAATACTATTTACAGGATTCTTCGTATTAGAAGGATATGACTTCGGAGTTGGGGTACTAGCTCAAGTACTTGGTAAAAACGATGAAGATAAACGCGTTTACTTCAATACAATCGGTCCTTTCTGGGATGCAAATGAAGTATGGCTATTAACAGGTGGTGGAGCGATGTTCGCAGCGTTTCCTATCTGGTATGGTAAATTATTCAGTGGTTACTACATCGCATTCGTATTATTACTAGTTGCGTTAATTTTACGAGGCGTATCATTTGAATTTAGAGGTAAATTAGGTAATAATAGAACTTGGATTAAATCATTCGATATAGCAATGTTTGTAGGTAGCTTACTTCCTCCGATTTTATGGGGAATAGCAGTAGCTAACTTCATGACAGGAGCAAACCTTGATGCTAAGAAAAACTTAGTCGATGGTTTCTTAGGATTATTATCACCATTTACTATTCTTGGTGGAATTATGATGTTACTTCTAATGTTAGTTCACGGAGCTCAATTCTTAGCTCTTAAAACTACAGGAGAATTAAGAAATGCAGCTCGTGCGACATCTGCATTATTATTCCCATTCGCTGCAGTAGTAACATTAATATTCGCAATCTGGGCACTATTTAAAACAGATATCTTTACAACAAACTATTATGTTGGTTTAGTACTAGCTTTAGTAGCGGTAGCATTCTTTGTATTATCATTTGTTTTAAACTTCAAAGGTCGTGACTTAGGTGCGTTCTTAAGTACGTCAGGAACTTTAGCGTTCCTAACTCTAAGTGTCTTCGCTGGTATGTTCCCACGTGCTATAATAAACAGTAATGATGTTAGTCAATCATTATTTATTTATGATGCTGCTAGTGGAGTATACACACTAAGACTTATGACAATAGTTGCATTATTCCTATTGCCATTTGTTTTAGGATACCAAGTTTGGTCATATTCTATTTTTAGAAAACGACTATCTAAAGAAGATAAATTGGAGTATTAG
- the cydD gene encoding thiol reductant ABC exporter subunit CydD — MTLLILSIFEAACIIIQAAFLAKAIVGLFDKNFDNVVRDSVLFLIGYIFRIVFLHLQQYFTENHAITFEKELRKKLLTSYFDLGPDFTSREGSGKLVTLAIDGIGKVKQYFELNVSKQIRGAIIPTLVVIFIFYTDYVSALMIISVIPVIVIFMILLGINARDMANRQYKKYRALSNNFIDTIRGVETLKFLGVSKNYLPIMEKKNREYRQSTMKTLSVAFLNSFALDFLTTIAIALLAVRLGILLLDGSTVLLPSLTVLLIAPEFFLPMKQAATDYHATLDGQMAYEDINRMIIDNEKNKSEKSSIESVDSIELKNIGLIKDEKKILDNITLSINKGEKICLVGQSGSGKTSLISILSGFNEQSEGEILINGEVTNLKNVHWSNNISYISQFPYIFPDTIRNNILFYTDENVSEEYLKEISKLVGLDKFISTLPQGFDTNIGEGGQELSGGQAQRIAIARALISNREIIILDEPTSHLDIETEFEIKEKLLELFIGRTVIIATHRLHWLNNVDYVLNLEQGRVSDFEKVVEFKNSPRFDQLKANLVGGSYSEK; from the coding sequence TTGACACTATTAATATTATCAATATTTGAAGCGGCTTGTATAATTATACAAGCTGCTTTTTTAGCAAAAGCCATAGTGGGTCTTTTTGATAAAAATTTTGATAATGTTGTAAGAGATAGTGTTCTTTTTTTAATAGGTTATATATTTAGAATAGTGTTTTTACACTTACAACAATATTTTACAGAAAATCATGCAATAACATTTGAAAAAGAACTTAGAAAAAAATTGCTAACAAGTTATTTTGATTTAGGACCTGATTTTACGTCAAGAGAAGGATCAGGGAAATTAGTAACCTTAGCAATTGATGGTATTGGAAAAGTTAAACAGTATTTTGAATTGAATGTATCAAAACAAATACGTGGAGCAATAATACCAACGTTAGTAGTTATTTTTATATTTTATACAGATTATGTATCTGCATTAATGATAATATCAGTGATACCAGTTATCGTAATTTTCATGATTTTACTTGGAATTAATGCTAGAGATATGGCAAACAGACAGTATAAAAAATATAGAGCTCTCTCTAATAACTTTATTGATACAATTCGAGGAGTAGAAACTCTTAAATTCTTAGGAGTAAGTAAAAATTACTTACCAATAATGGAGAAGAAAAATAGAGAATATCGTCAAAGTACGATGAAAACACTTAGTGTAGCATTTTTAAATAGCTTCGCATTAGATTTCTTAACCACTATAGCAATCGCACTTTTAGCGGTTAGATTAGGGATATTATTATTAGATGGTAGTACAGTATTATTGCCATCATTAACAGTATTATTAATTGCACCTGAATTTTTCCTACCGATGAAACAAGCTGCAACAGATTATCATGCAACGCTTGATGGGCAAATGGCTTATGAAGATATTAATAGAATGATAATTGATAATGAGAAAAATAAATCTGAGAAATCTTCTATTGAGAGTGTGGATAGTATTGAACTAAAAAATATAGGTTTAATAAAAGATGAGAAGAAAATTCTTGATAATATAACTTTATCTATAAATAAAGGTGAAAAAATTTGTCTTGTAGGACAGAGTGGAAGTGGAAAAACTTCATTAATATCAATATTATCTGGATTTAATGAACAAAGTGAAGGTGAAATATTAATTAATGGTGAAGTTACAAATCTAAAAAATGTACACTGGTCAAATAATATTTCGTATATTTCACAGTTTCCGTATATATTCCCTGATACAATTCGTAATAACATTTTATTCTATACTGATGAAAATGTTAGTGAAGAGTACTTAAAAGAAATTAGTAAATTAGTAGGATTAGACAAATTTATTTCAACTCTTCCGCAAGGATTCGATACTAACATTGGTGAAGGTGGACAAGAGCTAAGTGGTGGACAAGCACAACGTATAGCAATTGCTAGAGCTTTAATAAGTAATAGAGAAATAATTATTCTAGACGAGCCTACTAGTCATCTAGATATTGAAACAGAGTTCGAAATTAAAGAAAAACTGCTAGAGTTATTTATAGGAAGAACAGTTATTATAGCTACACATAGACTACACTGGTTAAATAATGTAGATTATGTGTTAAATCTAGAACAAGGAAGAGTTAGTGATTTCGAGAAAGTCGTAGAATTTAAAAATTCACCTCGATTTGATCAGTTAAAAGCTAATCTAGTAGGAGGTAGCTATAGTGAAAAATAA
- the uvrA gene encoding excinuclease ABC subunit UvrA — protein sequence MQKKNKIIIQGARENNLKNIDLEIPRDQFVVITGLSGSGKSSLAFDTIYAEGQRRYVESLSAYARQFLGNLEKPDVDLIEGLSPAISINQKTTSKNPRSTVATVTEIYDYLRLLYARIGEIYCPNHHEKIESSSISQIVDAIMQMQERSRIQIVAPIVKDKKGTHKKLIDKLIKDGYIRFKIDDELFEVGDLPELDKNKKHSISVIIDRIVIKEGIETRLADSLETSLNLSNNDLVEVDDVKEETTQLFSTKYSCKHCDFTLGDLEPRIFSFNNPQGACPECDGLGMHETVDINKIIDKDLSINEGAILVYNNATSTYYPSLIKCACEHFGIDMDTPFKDLKDEQQQIILYGNDQEEITHKYINDEGIQRSRIVYFEGVANNILRRYKSGMTRATREAMAKYIKEDSCRSCKGQRLKPEILSVYVAGKNIAEICEMSIKDSYEFFQNIKLSEKDYAIAKLVLKEIKSRLQFLNDVGLDYLTLDRSSGTLSGGEAQRIRLATQIGSKLMGVTYILDEPSIGLHQRDNEKLINTMLSMRDLGNTVLVVEHDEDTMMACDYIVDIGPKAGEHGGQVVAVGTPEEIMANENSITGAYLSGRKKIPVPTERREGNGENIVIKKARKNNLKDVNVKFPLGKFIGVTGVSGSGKSTLVNEILFNSVKNVHNKEEIDTTVVKSVEGIDGNIDKIIDIDQSPIGRTPRSNPATYTGVFDDIRDLYASTNEAKLRGYKKGRFSFNVKGGRCEACSGDGILKIEMHFLPDVYVPCEVCKGKRYNRETLEVKYKGKSISDVLDMTIKEAYEFFENIPKIKNKLETLVHVGLDYIRLGQSATTLSGGEAQRVKLASELYKKSTGKTLYILDEPTTGLHIDDISRLIKIIDKLVDGGNTVVVIEHNLDVIKCCDHLIDLGPEGGVGGGTILAECTPEKLIKNNESYTGKFLKKLLN from the coding sequence ATGCAAAAGAAAAATAAAATAATAATACAAGGAGCAAGAGAAAATAATCTAAAGAATATAGATTTAGAGATTCCACGCGATCAGTTTGTTGTTATTACTGGTCTAAGTGGTAGTGGAAAAAGTTCACTTGCATTTGATACTATATATGCAGAGGGCCAACGTCGATATGTAGAAAGTCTTAGCGCCTATGCGAGACAGTTTCTTGGAAATTTAGAGAAACCAGATGTTGATCTTATAGAAGGATTATCACCAGCTATATCAATAAACCAAAAGACAACATCGAAAAATCCAAGATCGACAGTTGCGACAGTAACGGAAATCTACGATTATCTACGTCTCCTTTATGCAAGAATAGGAGAAATTTATTGTCCAAATCATCATGAAAAGATAGAAAGTAGTTCTATAAGCCAAATTGTAGATGCAATTATGCAGATGCAAGAACGTAGCAGAATACAAATCGTAGCACCTATTGTAAAAGACAAAAAAGGTACACACAAGAAATTAATAGATAAATTAATAAAAGACGGATACATTCGCTTTAAAATAGATGATGAACTATTTGAAGTGGGTGATCTTCCAGAATTAGATAAGAATAAAAAACATTCTATTAGTGTTATTATAGATAGAATAGTAATCAAAGAAGGAATTGAAACTCGTTTAGCAGATTCATTAGAAACTTCATTAAATCTATCTAACAATGATTTAGTAGAAGTAGATGATGTGAAAGAAGAAACTACACAGTTATTCTCGACAAAATATAGTTGTAAACATTGTGATTTCACATTAGGTGATTTAGAACCACGTATCTTTTCATTTAACAACCCTCAAGGAGCTTGTCCTGAATGTGATGGGCTAGGGATGCACGAAACTGTTGATATTAATAAAATTATTGATAAAGACCTGTCGATAAATGAAGGTGCGATTCTAGTTTATAATAATGCAACATCTACATATTATCCAAGTCTAATAAAATGTGCATGTGAACACTTCGGAATAGATATGGATACTCCATTTAAAGATTTGAAAGATGAACAACAACAAATTATTTTATACGGAAACGATCAAGAGGAAATCACTCATAAATATATTAATGATGAAGGTATTCAACGTTCGCGCATAGTATATTTTGAAGGTGTAGCGAATAACATCCTTAGACGTTATAAATCAGGAATGACTAGAGCGACTAGAGAAGCGATGGCTAAGTATATTAAGGAAGACTCATGTCGTAGCTGTAAAGGTCAACGTTTAAAACCAGAGATATTATCGGTTTATGTTGCTGGGAAAAACATCGCAGAAATTTGTGAGATGTCTATCAAAGATAGCTATGAATTTTTCCAAAATATAAAATTAAGTGAAAAAGATTATGCAATAGCAAAATTAGTACTTAAAGAAATTAAATCAAGATTACAGTTTTTAAATGATGTTGGTCTAGATTATTTAACATTGGATAGATCTTCAGGAACATTGTCAGGAGGAGAAGCTCAGCGTATTCGATTAGCGACTCAAATTGGTTCGAAACTGATGGGGGTTACTTACATACTAGATGAGCCATCAATTGGATTACACCAAAGAGATAATGAAAAACTAATTAATACTATGTTATCTATGAGAGATTTAGGAAATACAGTATTAGTAGTTGAACATGATGAAGATACGATGATGGCTTGTGACTATATTGTTGACATTGGTCCTAAAGCTGGTGAACATGGTGGTCAAGTAGTGGCAGTTGGAACACCAGAAGAAATTATGGCTAATGAAAACTCTATAACAGGTGCATATTTATCAGGACGTAAAAAAATACCAGTACCGACTGAAAGAAGAGAAGGTAATGGAGAAAATATAGTTATTAAAAAAGCAAGAAAAAATAATTTGAAAGACGTTAATGTGAAGTTCCCACTTGGTAAATTTATTGGAGTTACAGGAGTATCAGGAAGTGGGAAATCAACGTTAGTTAATGAGATATTGTTTAACTCTGTAAAAAATGTTCATAATAAAGAAGAAATTGATACTACAGTAGTAAAATCGGTAGAAGGAATTGATGGTAATATTGATAAAATTATTGATATAGACCAAAGTCCTATCGGAAGAACCCCACGAAGTAACCCAGCAACTTATACTGGTGTATTCGATGATATACGAGATTTATACGCTAGTACAAATGAAGCAAAACTACGAGGATACAAAAAAGGACGATTCAGTTTTAATGTTAAAGGTGGTCGTTGTGAAGCTTGTAGTGGTGATGGAATATTAAAAATAGAAATGCACTTCTTACCAGATGTTTACGTGCCGTGTGAAGTATGTAAAGGAAAACGTTATAACAGAGAAACATTAGAAGTTAAATATAAAGGTAAGAGTATAAGTGATGTACTAGATATGACAATAAAAGAAGCTTATGAGTTCTTTGAAAACATTCCAAAAATAAAAAATAAACTTGAGACACTTGTTCATGTAGGACTTGATTATATAAGATTAGGTCAAAGTGCGACAACCTTGTCAGGAGGAGAAGCTCAAAGGGTTAAACTAGCGAGTGAACTTTATAAAAAATCTACAGGAAAAACACTATACATTCTAGATGAACCTACAACTGGATTGCATATTGATGATATTAGTCGATTAATCAAAATAATAGATAAATTAGTTGATGGTGGAAATACTGTTGTAGTTATTGAACATAATCTAGATGTTATTAAATGCTGTGACCACTTAATAGACCTTGGTCCAGAAGGTGGAGTAGGAGGAGGAACAATTCTAGCAGAATGTACTCCAGAAAAATTAATAAAAAACAATGAAAGTTATACAGGAAAGTTTCTGAAAAAACTTTTAAATTAA
- a CDS encoding DUF1634 domain-containing protein, protein MEKKRDINVVISNILKTGVFISSFFIITGIILSFIHGVDGVLTIERYTFIEMLKGLTTLNYYSYLMFGIFLLILTPVLRIIGLLYVYLEEKDFRFVRICLLVLIILIVSLMLGVTHN, encoded by the coding sequence ATGGAAAAGAAAAGAGATATAAATGTCGTTATTTCTAATATATTAAAGACTGGAGTATTTATTAGTTCATTCTTTATTATAACAGGGATAATACTAAGTTTTATACATGGAGTAGATGGTGTTTTAACTATAGAAAGGTATACTTTCATAGAAATGCTAAAAGGATTAACAACATTAAATTATTACTCATATTTAATGTTTGGGATATTCTTATTAATATTAACACCTGTACTGAGAATAATCGGGTTGCTTTATGTTTATCTTGAAGAAAAAGATTTTAGATTCGTGAGAATCTGTTTATTAGTACTAATAATTTTAATAGTTAGTCTAATGCTAGGAGTAACTCACAATTAA